One genomic window of bacterium includes the following:
- a CDS encoding ABC transporter ATP-binding protein, with protein MGLVEAEAVVKHFPITQGFLRRRVGEVKAVDGVNLSIKEGATLALVGESGSGKTTLARVILRLLPATSGRVTFDGREITTLDDGALRPVRQKMQIVFQNPASSLNPRRRINEIIEEPLLIHRVGTPGERRRRVGELLERVELPSQDFMFRYPHSLSGGQRQRVAIARALALDPKFIVLDEPTSALDVSVQAKIITLLRRLQRDMGLTYLVISHDLSLVRNVADVIAVMYLGKVVETAPVAALFGDPKHPYTRALLSAIPTVSDEESALIPEKITLGGEIPSPASVPPGCSFHPRCYARIEGCERVVPELMPVGPDHHARCILYDRAFGAPGLHGGGSSGMD; from the coding sequence ATGGGACTCGTTGAGGCCGAGGCGGTCGTCAAGCATTTCCCCATTACCCAGGGCTTCCTACGCCGCAGGGTGGGAGAGGTCAAGGCGGTGGACGGGGTCAACCTGTCCATAAAGGAGGGAGCCACGCTCGCCCTGGTCGGCGAGAGCGGCTCGGGAAAGACCACCCTTGCCAGGGTGATCCTACGGCTGCTGCCGGCCACCTCGGGGCGCGTCACATTTGACGGCCGCGAGATCACGACGCTTGACGACGGGGCGCTCCGGCCCGTGCGTCAGAAGATGCAGATCGTGTTTCAGAATCCGGCCTCTTCGCTCAACCCACGCCGGCGCATCAACGAGATCATCGAGGAGCCGCTGTTGATTCACCGGGTAGGCACGCCCGGCGAGCGCCGTCGTCGGGTGGGCGAACTCCTCGAGCGCGTGGAGCTCCCGTCACAGGACTTCATGTTCCGGTATCCGCATTCCCTCAGCGGTGGCCAGCGCCAGCGGGTCGCGATTGCACGCGCCCTGGCCCTTGATCCCAAGTTCATCGTTCTGGATGAGCCCACCTCGGCCCTCGACGTCTCCGTCCAGGCCAAGATCATCACCTTGCTGCGCCGCCTCCAGCGCGATATGGGGCTGACCTACCTTGTTATTTCTCACGACTTGAGCCTCGTGCGGAACGTGGCAGATGTCATTGCGGTGATGTACTTGGGCAAGGTCGTGGAGACGGCGCCGGTCGCCGCGTTGTTCGGCGACCCGAAGCACCCATACACGCGGGCGCTGCTGTCAGCGATTCCCACCGTGTCCGATGAGGAGAGCGCGCTGATACCCGAGAAGATCACGCTGGGCGGTGAGATCCCCAGCCCGGCCAGCGTTCCGCCTGGGTGCTCCTTTCACCCGCGGTGCTACGCGCGCATTGAAGGATGCGAACGGGTCGTCCCGGAGCTCATGCCGGTTGGGCCGGACCACCACGCGAGGTGCATCCTTTACGACCGGGCGTTCGGCGCACCGGGCCTGCACGGAGGTGGATCGAGTGGCATGGATTGA
- a CDS encoding aspartate/glutamate racemase family protein, protein MPAVLHVIPVCARPGRVEQVRACLAALTPDMDAHVIDLPDGPADLEHSTDDHAAVGQMLRILPGYVEEHGIGAVSIGCFYDPGMWELREALEVPVVGIAEASLVLGGFLASRLAVLIGDWKWLPKMEQNARHTGMAHRVCAWRSIELSVQAIQDDPEGCYQAIHREARAARDEDHAEGIILGCAALTGTAARLQDDLHIPVVDPVAAGYQVACALALTGLRTGKTLGYRRTTAAADRARPAGRRPTG, encoded by the coding sequence ATGCCCGCCGTGCTGCACGTCATTCCGGTTTGCGCCCGCCCGGGTCGGGTGGAGCAGGTGAGGGCCTGCCTGGCGGCCCTGACCCCGGACATGGACGCGCACGTGATTGACCTTCCTGATGGCCCTGCGGACCTCGAGCACTCTACCGACGACCATGCGGCGGTTGGACAGATGCTCCGGATCCTTCCCGGCTATGTGGAGGAGCACGGCATAGGGGCGGTCAGCATCGGCTGCTTCTATGATCCCGGAATGTGGGAGCTGCGTGAGGCGCTGGAGGTCCCGGTTGTTGGGATCGCCGAGGCGAGCCTTGTGTTGGGAGGCTTCCTTGCCTCGCGGCTGGCCGTTCTGATCGGGGATTGGAAGTGGCTGCCGAAGATGGAGCAGAACGCGCGCCACACCGGGATGGCGCACCGCGTATGCGCCTGGAGGTCCATCGAGCTATCGGTTCAGGCGATCCAGGACGACCCGGAAGGCTGCTACCAGGCGATCCACCGGGAAGCGCGGGCCGCCAGGGATGAAGACCACGCGGAGGGGATCATCCTTGGGTGCGCTGCGCTGACAGGGACCGCTGCGCGCCTGCAGGATGACCTCCACATCCCGGTAGTAGATCCGGTCGCCGCCGGCTACCAGGTGGCGTGCGCGCTGGCGCTGACAGGGCTGCGCACGGGCAAGACTCTGGGCTACCGACGGACTACCGCAGCCGCGGATCGAGCGCGTCCCGCAGGCCGTCGCCCAACAGGTTGA
- a CDS encoding ABC transporter permease has translation MMDTGRSHWAIGFSRMRRNRGATAGAIIVLLFIAASALAPWLTDDDPIQVQFDQRFAPPSVRHPLGTDSFGRDLFSRVLYGGRLSLSVGLIAIAISDSIGIPLGLITGYRGGRFDDVMMRLVDLWLAFPGLLVAIAIVAVLGPGLQNVMIAIGIGGIPGLVRLVRGNVLSVREQEFVDAARAIGGGDAHIVRAHIFPNVLAPIVVLTTLRLAGAILSGVGLSFLGLGAQPPSPEWGAIVAEGRSYLREAWWVSTLPGVAIFMTVMGFNLLGDGLRDALDPRLR, from the coding sequence ATGATGGACACCGGGCGGTCGCACTGGGCAATCGGGTTCAGCCGGATGCGCCGCAACCGCGGCGCGACGGCCGGCGCGATCATCGTGCTGCTGTTCATCGCCGCCTCGGCGCTGGCGCCGTGGCTGACCGACGATGACCCCATTCAGGTGCAGTTCGACCAGCGCTTCGCGCCGCCGTCGGTGCGGCACCCCCTGGGAACCGACTCGTTCGGTCGGGACCTGTTTAGCCGCGTGCTCTATGGCGGCCGGCTCTCGCTCTCTGTGGGACTGATCGCCATCGCCATCTCGGACTCGATAGGCATCCCGCTCGGGCTCATCACCGGGTATCGCGGGGGGCGGTTCGACGATGTGATGATGCGGCTCGTGGACCTGTGGCTGGCGTTCCCCGGCCTGCTGGTGGCCATCGCGATCGTGGCCGTCCTCGGTCCGGGCCTGCAGAACGTCATGATAGCCATTGGGATCGGCGGCATCCCGGGACTGGTGCGGCTGGTGCGCGGCAACGTGCTTTCGGTGCGGGAGCAGGAGTTCGTGGACGCGGCGCGCGCGATCGGAGGAGGCGACGCGCACATCGTGCGAGCGCACATCTTCCCCAACGTGCTCGCCCCTATCGTCGTGCTGACCACGCTGCGCCTGGCCGGCGCAATCCTCTCGGGCGTGGGGCTCAGCTTCCTGGGCCTGGGCGCGCAGCCACCGTCCCCTGAGTGGGGCGCGATCGTCGCCGAGGGCAGGTCCTACCTGCGCGAGGCATGGTGGGTCTCGACGCTGCCCGGCGTGGCGATCTTCATGACGGTGATGGGGTTCAACCTGTTGGGCGACGGCCTGCGGGACGCGCTCGATCCGCGGCTGCGGTAG
- a CDS encoding ABC transporter permease produces the protein MFHYVARRLLHLIPVLLGISFLVFLLVHLVPGDPVRVMLADAGSPEQVERMRRQLGLDRPIYVQYASFVVRAAQGDFGRSIHTRRPVAQEIAYRIPYTVRMAVAATLVAVAMGVVLGAIAAMHHQSALDYGTMVVALAGVSLPSFWFGLVLILVFSLHLRWLPPAGADSFLHLILPAITLGTGASAIIARLTRSSMLEVLSQDYIRTARAKGLGPRRLVYRHALKNAMIPVVSIVGMQFASLLGGAVIVETVFGWPGIGRLAVDAIFTRDIPVIQAVVLVAAVIFVFMNLLVDLLYGLLDPRIRYG, from the coding sequence GTGTTTCACTACGTCGCCAGGCGGCTGCTGCACCTGATCCCGGTCCTTCTGGGAATCTCGTTCCTGGTGTTCCTGCTCGTCCATCTGGTGCCCGGGGATCCGGTCCGCGTCATGCTGGCGGACGCCGGATCCCCGGAGCAGGTGGAGCGGATGCGCCGGCAGCTCGGCCTGGACCGGCCCATCTACGTTCAGTACGCCTCGTTCGTCGTGCGCGCCGCGCAGGGGGACTTCGGGCGATCCATCCACACGCGCCGGCCGGTGGCGCAGGAGATCGCGTACCGGATCCCCTACACGGTGCGCATGGCGGTGGCGGCCACGCTCGTCGCGGTCGCGATGGGCGTGGTGCTGGGCGCGATCGCGGCGATGCACCACCAGTCGGCGCTCGACTACGGCACGATGGTGGTCGCGCTGGCTGGCGTCTCGCTGCCGAGCTTCTGGTTCGGCCTGGTGCTCATCCTCGTCTTCTCCCTGCACCTGCGCTGGCTGCCACCGGCCGGCGCGGACAGTTTCCTGCACCTGATCCTGCCCGCGATCACGCTGGGCACCGGAGCCTCGGCCATCATCGCCCGCCTGACGCGCTCGTCCATGCTGGAGGTGCTGAGTCAGGACTACATCCGTACGGCGCGCGCCAAGGGCTTGGGCCCCCGACGGCTCGTGTACCGGCACGCGCTCAAGAACGCGATGATACCGGTGGTCTCGATCGTCGGGATGCAGTTCGCCAGCCTGCTGGGCGGCGCGGTGATCGTCGAAACGGTGTTCGGGTGGCCGGGAATAGGCCGGCTGGCGGTGGACGCGATCTTCACCCGCGACATCCCCGTGATCCAGGCGGTGGTGCTGGTGGCGGCGGTGATCTTCGTCTTCATGAACCTGCTGGTGGATCTGCTCTACGGCCTGCTGGATCCCCGCATCCGGTACGGATGA
- a CDS encoding ABC transporter substrate-binding protein, protein MTRWNALPVLLVVVVLLAMTAGSGGAAPAPARGGTLTMVIGSDPPSLDPHRTPSVNIAHAVMYETLVTVDRRTGEFIPGLAESWEISQDGTAITFKLRRGVKFHDGTPFNAAAVKTTFDRLVSKETNAPGASWVGTLTRTDVVDDLTVRLVFSKPYAPIFSSLRISFLAILSPTAIAKMGADYGQNPVGTGPFRFKQWIPNDRIVYERNPDYAWGPAHYKNRGAPNFDQLIIRIVPDESTRVIAFERGDIDILPGAPARDARRMMREGKFPFIQIPTTSGTYLGFNVKKPPVNDVRVRRAIGHATNTDEVARIALEGLAVPMLSPIAPTIWGYWDGVKQFALNYDLDRARALLAEAGYRPGPGGAMIKDGRQLEFTVWTYARMTNVRVAVVLQSQLRAAGIKLNIEQMEPATLLASTQRGEHDAIMISYGWPDADILFYFFHSSRLPTTNRVHYVNPQVDKLLEDGQTTVDTAKRLEVYKQLQRILLAEVPWVPLASELSVNFNQTAIQDVYYDKFGNLLLLDAFRTR, encoded by the coding sequence ATGACGCGGTGGAACGCCCTTCCGGTTCTTCTGGTAGTGGTGGTGCTGTTGGCCATGACCGCCGGCAGCGGCGGCGCGGCCCCGGCCCCGGCGCGAGGGGGCACGCTGACGATGGTGATCGGCTCGGATCCTCCCTCGCTAGACCCGCACCGCACGCCGTCGGTCAACATCGCGCACGCGGTGATGTACGAAACCCTGGTGACCGTGGACCGGCGCACCGGCGAGTTCATCCCGGGGCTGGCCGAGTCCTGGGAGATCTCCCAGGACGGCACGGCTATCACCTTCAAGCTCAGGCGGGGAGTGAAGTTCCACGACGGCACCCCGTTCAACGCGGCCGCGGTCAAGACCACGTTCGACCGCCTGGTGAGCAAGGAGACGAATGCGCCCGGGGCATCGTGGGTCGGCACGCTGACGCGCACCGACGTGGTGGATGACCTCACCGTGCGCCTGGTCTTCTCCAAGCCGTACGCGCCGATCTTCTCGTCGCTGCGCATATCGTTCCTGGCGATCCTCTCCCCGACGGCCATCGCGAAGATGGGCGCCGACTATGGGCAGAACCCGGTCGGAACCGGACCGTTCCGTTTCAAGCAGTGGATCCCGAACGACCGGATCGTCTACGAGCGGAATCCGGACTACGCCTGGGGACCCGCGCACTACAAGAACCGCGGCGCGCCCAACTTTGACCAGCTCATCATCCGGATTGTGCCGGACGAGTCCACGAGGGTGATCGCGTTCGAGAGGGGCGACATTGACATCCTGCCCGGCGCCCCTGCCCGCGATGCCAGGCGCATGATGCGCGAGGGCAAGTTCCCGTTCATCCAGATCCCCACCACCAGCGGCACCTACCTTGGGTTCAACGTCAAGAAGCCCCCGGTCAACGACGTGCGCGTGCGCCGGGCCATCGGACACGCGACCAACACCGACGAGGTGGCGCGCATCGCGCTGGAGGGCCTGGCGGTACCGATGCTCAGTCCGATCGCGCCGACGATCTGGGGCTACTGGGATGGGGTGAAGCAGTTCGCGCTCAACTACGATCTCGATCGCGCCAGGGCACTCCTGGCCGAGGCCGGCTACCGGCCGGGGCCGGGCGGCGCGATGATTAAGGACGGCAGGCAACTGGAGTTCACTGTCTGGACCTACGCCCGCATGACCAACGTGCGCGTGGCCGTCGTCCTGCAGTCGCAGCTACGGGCGGCCGGCATCAAGCTGAACATCGAGCAGATGGAGCCCGCGACGCTCCTGGCCTCAACCCAGCGCGGGGAGCACGACGCGATTATGATCTCGTACGGGTGGCCGGACGCCGACATCCTCTTCTACTTCTTCCACAGCAGCCGGCTGCCCACGACCAACCGCGTGCACTACGTCAACCCCCAGGTGGACAAGCTGCTCGAAGACGGGCAGACGACCGTGGACACGGCCAAGCGGCTGGAGGTCTACAAGCAGCTCCAGCGGATTCTGCTGGCGGAAGTGCCCTGGGTGCCGTTGGCGTCGGAGCTCTCGGTCAACTTCAACCAGACGGCGATCCAGGACGTCTACTACGATAAGTTCGGGAACCTGCTGTTGCTGGACGCCTTTCGGACGCGCTAG
- a CDS encoding universal stress protein → MFTTILYPTDGSEHARKALTIVAGIARRYGATVVVLTAFEPLPRDLGSPYLEELMAKRLAASEALVRGAAEVLEEEGVAYEESVLEGPAAHAILDVARARGCDLIVMGSRGLGRVGVALLGSVSARVIHEAHCPVMVVR, encoded by the coding sequence GTGTTCACGACAATTCTCTACCCTACGGACGGATCCGAGCACGCGCGCAAGGCGCTGACCATCGTAGCAGGCATCGCCCGGCGCTACGGCGCGACCGTGGTCGTGCTGACGGCCTTTGAGCCCCTGCCCAGGGATCTGGGGTCGCCGTACCTCGAAGAGCTCATGGCCAAACGGCTGGCTGCAAGCGAGGCGCTTGTTCGAGGGGCGGCGGAGGTCCTGGAGGAAGAAGGCGTGGCGTACGAGGAGTCGGTTTTGGAAGGCCCTGCCGCTCACGCCATCCTGGACGTGGCGCGCGCCCGCGGGTGCGACCTGATCGTGATGGGCTCGCGCGGGCTGGGCAGGGTGGGCGTGGCGCTGCTGGGGTCTGTCAGCGCGCGTGTGATCCACGAGGCCCACTGTCCAGTGATGGTTGTCCGGTAG
- a CDS encoding alpha/beta fold hydrolase, which produces METDRFVEVMGARVRYRVEGSGPPAVLIHGIGASLEFWQWTVPALRERYTTIALDFPGFGLSDPIATAATPEGSAAATLAFMDAVGVPRAVIIGSSLGGAIASLAAGTAPERCAALVLAAPAGFGTGLSTTLRLMTIRCVGEGFLALTCRFPRLGLREAFADQRRIPDALVEITRRNAARPVTGETFLNTLRASATLRGVRPEVVEQARAVAARITAPTLIVWGTRDHVIPPDQAEVAGRTIPGARVHIMQGMGHVPFIEDAGAFNATLSAFLGGGG; this is translated from the coding sequence ATGGAGACCGACCGGTTCGTTGAGGTGATGGGGGCACGCGTCCGTTACCGCGTCGAGGGCAGCGGTCCGCCCGCGGTCCTGATCCACGGTATCGGCGCATCGCTTGAGTTCTGGCAGTGGACGGTTCCGGCGCTGCGCGAGCGGTACACCACGATCGCGCTCGACTTCCCTGGGTTTGGGCTGTCGGACCCGATCGCCACAGCCGCCACGCCTGAGGGCTCGGCAGCGGCCACCCTGGCATTCATGGACGCCGTAGGCGTGCCGCGCGCGGTAATCATCGGCTCCTCACTAGGCGGCGCGATCGCCTCGCTCGCAGCCGGAACCGCGCCCGAGCGCTGCGCGGCACTGGTGCTGGCCGCGCCCGCCGGCTTCGGCACCGGACTGAGCACTACGCTGCGGCTGATGACGATCCGCTGCGTAGGAGAAGGATTCCTGGCGCTCACCTGCCGCTTCCCCCGGCTGGGACTCCGGGAGGCGTTTGCCGACCAGCGCCGCATCCCTGATGCGCTGGTCGAGATCACCCGGCGCAACGCCGCGCGCCCAGTGACGGGCGAGACCTTCTTGAATACGCTCCGGGCTTCGGCGACGCTGCGGGGCGTACGGCCGGAAGTCGTGGAGCAGGCCAGGGCGGTCGCGGCGCGCATCACGGCGCCCACCCTGATCGTCTGGGGCACACGCGACCATGTCATCCCCCCGGACCAGGCAGAGGTCGCGGGCCGGACGATCCCGGGCGCGCGGGTGCACATCATGCAGGGGATGGGGCATGTCCCGTTCATCGAGGACGCCGGCGCCTTCAACGCGACGCTGTCCGCCTTCCTGGGAGGGGGCGGGTGA